A genomic window from Geotrypetes seraphini chromosome 18, aGeoSer1.1, whole genome shotgun sequence includes:
- the PRELID1 gene encoding PRELI domain-containing protein 1, mitochondrial, which translates to MVKHFLGVSVLRTPWDQVFAAFWQRYPNPYSKHVLTEDILFRQVTPDHKLLSRRLLTKTNRIPHWAECLFPTNVSRSVYVIEDSIVDPKNKSLTTFTWNINHARLMVVEECCVYCVNPENSNWTEIRRQAWVSSNLFGFTRAIQEFGMARFKSNVTKTMKGYEFTLAKMQGEVPSKTLVATAIEAKEKARETALAATEKAKDLASKAASSQKQQYV; encoded by the exons ATGGTGAAGCACTTCCTGGGGGTCAGCGTGCTCCGGACTCCGTGGGACCAAGTGTTCGCCGCCTTCTGGCAGCGCTACCCCAACCCCTACAG CAAGCATGTGCTTACAGAAGACATACTGTTCCGCCAAGTGACTCCTGACCACAAACTACTGTCCAGACGACTTCTCACCAAAACCAATCGTATACCACACTGGGCAGAGTGTCTCTTCCCTACCAATGTTTCCCGCTCAGTCTATGTCATTGAAGATTCCATTGTGGACCCCAAGAACAAAAGTTTAACCACCTTCACTTGGAACATTAACCATGCACGCCTCATG GTGGTGGAAGAGTGCTGTGTTTACTGTGTGAATCCAGAGAATAGCAATTGGACTGAGATCAGAAGGCAGGCGTGGGTTTCCTCCAACTTGTTTGGTTTTACCAGAGCCATCCAG GAATTTGGGATGGCGAGATTCAAAAGCAACGTGACCAAGACAATGAAAGGGTACGAGTTTACATTGGCAAAAATGCAAG GTGAAGTTCCTTCTAAAACACTGGTGGCAACTGCCATAGAGGCAAAGGAGAAGGCAAGAGAGACTGCTCTGGCTGCTACTGAAAAAGCCAAGGACCTGGCTAGCAAAGCTGCCAGCTCCCAAAAGCAACAGTATGTGTGA